Sequence from the Mytilus galloprovincialis chromosome 10, xbMytGall1.hap1.1, whole genome shotgun sequence genome:
gaaggattgtgcctgatattcatatgatgaaatcataatctttcaatcagtttaattgaagtctggagctggcatgtcagttaactgctagtagtctgttgttatttatgtattattgtcattttgtttattttctttggttacatcttctgacatcagtctcggacttctcttggactaaattttaatgtgcgtattgttatgcgtttacttttctacattggctagaggtatagggggagggttgagatctcataaacatgtttaaccccgccgcatttttgcgcctgtcccaagtcaggagcctctggcctttgttagtcttgtatgatttttaattttagtttcttgtgtacaatttggagtttagtatggcgttcattatcactgaactagtatatatatttgtttaggggccagctgaaggacgcctccgggttcgggaatttctcgctacattgaagacctgttggtgaccttctgctgttgtcttttctatggtcgggttgttgtctctttgacacattccccatttccattctcaattttataattcatttaactTTCAGAGACGGAAAAAGACAGATCTATTATTTCCTCGAGTTTTAATTCAAACTTATCAatatgaataagaagatgtggtatgagtgccaatgagaaaactctctcATCCAAGCCACAATGTATACAAAGTTAACTATCTGTTTTACAAATCTTTTAAGAATGTGACGTCTTCTATTAACTGTAATTTCAGTTGACTTTAATTAAGCCATCTAAAATTCATTTTCTAACCCTGTCATAGAAATGTTTAGTTAACGAATCTTACCAAAAGTTTTTAGGCGTTCCAAGACATGTCATTGGCGCCAAAATAACGCTCAGAACCAGTAACCAGTAACAGAAAGAAACGTCTGTGTAGTTCGCTAGTAATGTTACCACGTTATTTGCAGCAAGTACCATAAACACAACAGCCGTTccaaaattgaaaatattgttaGTAACTGTAACTAAGTTCCTGGAAAGAAAGAATAAATTTGTTATACCAATAAAAAATGAAGGAATCGTAATAGGAGTTGCAGTAAAAAGAGTATATTAACTATACATTGTATcgaaatattacaaataatttgTATCTGTACTCGGCTCGATCGAAACAGGATAGAAATACTCGACAAAGCCTCGCATTCTACATGAAACTGTTTTTAAGCCTTGCACaaataaattttatcttttaagacaatgtatataaaatcattctctctctatatatatataatgtccttGCATACCTGCCGAAAGTGCCAAAGGCTTTCTCTCCAATAATTGGGTAGGGGTCAGGCACGTGTGATCTATATTCGGGGTATCTGTCCTCGATCATCACCCAACATTTCCCTATCAGTGTAGCTGTGTATGCCGACTTCACTatgaatacaaaaatgaaaaagaggCCAATCCATCCTAAAAACACAagagtttaaaatgaaaaaaaaatatacattagaaAGATTTATTCTCATATATTGTAGAAAATGTATTACTTTAGTTGGGTAATTCAAACTCAGAGtaataaatttgtaaatgtatatgCTTAGTTAAGATATATTCTTTTAAGAAACCTACAGTAGAGAAATTCATTTTCGAATCCATCCATGGGGATGGAGATACATTCAACGCCAAGTGGCAAATATCTCATGCATATCAGGATAAACTGTGATTACACTATGAGTCTTATTTTTGACGTGATAGTTCACTACAAATTAGTCCGCAGAAAGACCTGTCACCCTACATacacaaattattttgaaatcgAATCGGCCATGCTTTGCCATTATTTCTATATGCTGAGTACTGGacggagaagcagcaaataccaatttacAAGTTAATGAATTGATCCAGTCGGGATTTGAATCTACGACAACCCACATTTAGGGCGAGCATATTATTACGAGAAGACCGAGCCGGTTGTCTACGATTTGATCATGAGCAAGAGTGAAAAACAAGTCATTATAAGGTAATCAAACATTGTATTTTCTTAAATACTGTATTTACTTTATAGACTTAGAAGAAAAGTAACTTTAGAATTCAAATATGAAGGCCTATCCGGGAGGAAACATTTAGTACATACCCGTATCTTCTACAGCTTTAGGTAGGGAAAGTACTCCAATACCGGCTATTGCTCCAATGATAAACATGGAAGATGTCCATACTGTCAACCCTTTTGGACCAGTCTTTAGAACATCAAGAGAATTATATTAAACATTTACttgtttatttgtgtttgtgATTTGTATAGCAACATTAGATTACTTTTCCATTGTCGGGTCCCCTTTGTAGTCGACCATGtgatacatatattgtttttttttctctcaatgttgaaggccttTCTGGTGCTTATAATTCCtttcatccacttcatttgaactttggtggatagttgtctcatttccaatcataccacatctcttaaatatttttttataaatttgaggaGAAACATGGCTATTTTATGCATGGTCGTACATTGTATAATCATTCCTGTGAAAATTTAAAATCCCATTTGAAAAATTACTCGTCAGAAGGTGTCAGATAATTTGTTGcttcttttgattttgttcaaaagTCTGCAGATAGTTACAGAACAGCTTATTATGATTACGGTCTCATAAAGTAAAGAAAATctaattatagattttttttaaccctTAATTCTTTTAATTCCAAGAATTATGATGAAAGATATTAAATATATCCATGGATCCTGTTTGtcatcatttgttttatttcccGCGCTGAGTAGCCATTTCAAAAGAAAGCAAATCTAACTTACCATTTTACTACTAACCGTGTACTCCTGAAATAACTTAAAAACAGAAGACGACACTCTCCATCCTTTGAATACTCTCCTAGAAACGCATGTTGATTCCTCTATAAAACACAAGGGGAACACTTTCGGCTTTGTTGTTTTTGACGTTATGACAATGAAATGCTGTGACGTCGCCGTTTTCGCGTAGTCTGCTAACTCGGAGTCGCCCAAGCAAGCAGAGCTCCATTGTTTAGTATCCCAATACATGTATTATGAGCCATCGCTAGAAACTTTTTGAGTATTCTTGACAGCTTTGTTAATAACCCTCTCAACGAAATCCCGTAGCTTTCAGGGAGAGATATCCACGCTGTTTCAGCCCGAAACGAGATTATTTTTACCTGTTACAAATTTTTCGATAATGCAATAATTTAGCATTAAATATGTTGTTAAAGTTTTAACACttgtataacattaaaaaaaacaaaggtatacgaacgcaacatagaaaacgaaagactgCGCAACTTGAACACCACCAACACACCAAGGTTGAACTTATGGAAAGGTAACACCAGGTCCTGCTACACATGTGCTTTATACAAGCAATAATATAGTTATCAAATATAGGAAATCAATGCGTCTGTCTGGTGGCGAAGAATTGAAAAAGCATTCAGGGGATGCAACTGTAACAACTTAAACATTTGCCAAACTAGAGGGATTGTGGTTGATGGAAACCCCTTTATCTGAAGATTTATGCAAAGTCACATAAAATTGAACCATATAGTTCTctttgaaatgtttcacattttttcgACTGCAAACACACACCCGCATCAATTTTTGTGACGTCTTTGTGTTTCCCTTTAAATTTGTTTCGAGTGCTACTATCACAAACTATGTATAGTATATACATAGTGTCCGAAATATAGCCCCAAAATCAGCGTCTAGACTTCTTTCTATCGGGATTTGAATATTTGAACCTAACTTCTATGAAATATCGTGGCCAACACGTGTACTACGAAAAAGATGGGGAAAAATGATAACATGTACTATATCTTGATCtatcaaatatatatagatttataaatgtCATCGTGATTAGCGGTTTTACTCAATTTATATCTCattatataattatagattagtttaatatatttaaatatatatacttgcTGATAGATAAATCTCATCTATAACTAATATTTGTTTGCACCTATATCATACCAGTTAGAAGGCAAACTGATGCAtgtatattgttttgattttacaatgtatattcaaTTATATCAAatcctttttcttttctttttttttttggggggggggggggtgttgccGAATTTACCATTTTACGATAAATGCAAAATTATAGTAGTTGATCCCTGATTCAAACAATGATTTACGTTTTCCGTCCTCCTAAATTATCATAATAGATACATTTTTAATATTGTTGTACAATTGAATAAGGAAAATATAAATTCAACATTGTCCAAAGTCGAAGGTTTCTGAAATGcattttgttacatttgttaGTACACCTGTACTCTAATGTGTAAATGAGAATAGTCATGTGCCCATTATCTTGTGAGGTAAATTAATCTTTTGAAAAATGAGTAATGAACAggtaagaattattttttgattttgttgaaacgaaatatttgtcaaatctcAGGTGCATGCATGGAAGTAAacgtttaatttttaattactcATTTAAAGTCTCCATAGAGGACAAGAAAATAAACGATACTCTATATCTTTTGGACAAGAGTTATCTAACGATGTTTCGGTATTGTGTACATGAATACCgtgtatagggaaaacggtactattacattttcccagcattaggttggcctatggtgtacccaagacaggtgaaggaagtcaacttaggagcgccgtgattggatgtaagggtacaagatttttttttttttttttatctatgaataactgcagtgtttatatttactatttaaattttaaaacctattgaaatattttctagagaattattcgaaaaggctttcaaaattttataaatttgctgcaaaatgacggtggacatggataacataaacaagctccgttggaaattggtcatgatactatttggcttcaattttaaaatagagtaataaagtactaacaccacacataactgttttatccaggtttttattataaaaagtggtaaaattagaaaatgttagtattgtcgcctattatgcctatggcagaataaatagtaccgttttccctatatcCCCGTTCCCGATATTAGCTCTATTTTTATAATTAGTAAACTGGTTCACTTCAATACCGAGTAAAAGAAGAGCAGTAAAATCAATACACTATTGCCATATGAATATATGCAATGCTCTGGTTGTTTTAGTTGTTCTAGTAATATGTGATaaagagtgaaaaaaaaaataacaaagaaataacatttcaattaattttattataagcACAGGCATGGCAAATTATAATAAGACTTCTGTCCTTAATTTGTAATGGCTGTTTTAAAAAGGTTTAGTATTGCTTTGACATTATTTTTAGTGAGAAACATTTAATTATTATTGTTAAGTAACAAATCATTCAATAGATTTTCAAAagattttctttgatatttacaTTCAATGAAGATATGAATTGTTTATGACTTCAATATGCATTCAACTTGATCAGgagattgtttgttgaaaaaagtATAATTCAAAGGAGTCTATTCTTTATCACATATAATACAACTAGAACAACTAGAATAACTAGAACATTTGTATGTATTCATGTCAAAGTATAATTCAAAGGAGTTAGAATGTAAACttaaatgagacagcaacctgacAACACAAATATTGAGCATTAGACGATGTCAAGCTACAGTATATCTTCACAAGGTGTAATGAATTTGGTCGTAAATTTAAACAGGTATTATCAAAGATCTGTAACgaacactaaattttaaaacaaaaaacatattgaGAAATGGCGAGAAGAAAGagcaatacaaaaatatatacataaaaggaAATCTCTTTGATCTTGTAATAACGttttaacatataaataaaagTGACCGTATTTAGGACGAACAAAATAAAGATATGTACATGTGAAATACAATGTCAAAGTATTATTATACATAATAGCAGGTACTGAAAACAAGCTAAATCTTCCAtaaaattgccaaaaaatacaaaaaaaacccgACTTTTTAACCCTTTTAAAATGATAATTAATAATATCAACGATTAGCCCTTTTTATTTGTATGCTTAAAATCATTTGCAGAGACATGGGAGTAAAAAAGGGAGGATTGGGCGCTCCCAAACATGATTAACTCCGGATCCGCCATATTCTTTATGTGcatatcccaagtcaggagcatgtagttcaatgGATGTCGTTGATTCAtgcctgtcatatttgtttttcgtgtttttctttataaattaggCTATTAGtttctcaattgaattatttcatatttttcatattggggccttttacAGCCGACACTACAtgtatatggtatgggtttttcttATTGTTAAATACCGTTTATAATTGCTTGAAtccaattcatttgaactttggtggatatatGTCTCATGACAATCAAACcacgttttatttttatttcaaatgcatACTTGTATTATTACTTTGTGGAAagtttcatttgtttgtttgattttgtcCGGTTTATAAATTGTCGTATGTACATGTAGTATGAAGTATATATCTTTTGATTACAGTATTGTAATTTTGGATTTGAAACCAATAACTTTTGGACGCTTAaccaaaatataattttatttatggtTTCATGTTTATAAATTTCAGAAGAGTCATCATGGACTTACTATTTGGACAACAGCTGTTTTTATAATAGGAGAAATAGCAGGCGGTGGAGTCCTTGCTCTTCCTAAAGCTGTAGAAGATACAGGTACGTTACGGATATGGGGTATCTTGCAGAAATGCACATTTGGTGCAGAAAAAGTGGTACCGTTTATGTCATTATACCCGTACATGTATAATAGTTGGCTCAACTAAATGATTGGTGTAACGATTTATATTTTTTGCTGTTAATGTGCCTTCAATTCTAGAGTAAGACCATGTGATACCCATGTTTTGCTGGTTCTTTGCTTTAATAAACTACTATATATTATAACTAGAAAAAGACCCAATGATATTTTGATTTCATAATTCAGCTAATCGAGATGAAAATGGGACGAGACTGTGGTGTAAATATACAAGAAAAAGCAAACATCCTCTACATATTAATGAGAATTGGCCTTTGTCGATGTTCTGATCTTATCAAAAGTGATCATGTGTCGTAGCTTGAAGTTTTTGTTGGGTTTTGAtgatttaaaacttgaaaaattgttaaaaaaaagtgttcaaGGCTAAATCAAAACCGTTTTCTGAAGAATTATAATGGCCCTGAAAATGGAAGttagatacaaatattttatacaattcTGGAAggtctaaaaaaaaaactaaacttaaAGTTTACACCTTATAACATTTCATGTATTTATACTAACTAGATGAATTCTTTGGTTTTAGGTTGGATTGGAATCCCACTCCTTGTAGTGTTTACTTTAACATCATCATACACGGGAACAATTATTGCTAAAAGCTGGGTTATAATCCAAGACAGGTTCCCAGAATACCGTGATCACGTTCCTGACCCTTATCCTGTCATCGGGGAAAAAACGTATGGAAAACATGGACGGTGagctgttattatttttttttataaatatttggttttATCACGGTCAACATGTATAAATacaaatttctgtatttttataagtacatttgtatcataaaaaaattatgcatttttatttagaaataactcatatttattaaatgatcatgaattgagaaaaaaaaacgtcatattttgctgtatatatattaaaatttaaaaaattgcactatttacagttttatcaaatttggtccacataatctccctgcaaaatgaaccaaaatgttgttttgaaaaaaaggggtCCATggactcgttttcaaattaaatcagtttgaatgataaaaatcagttgaataatgcatcttttcccgatatgtcatagtttgacgtcgcgaaaataacattttacgttagcaacgtcattagctcccctgtaactgtatcgtatgcccttaactacATGTAGGTCGCCGACTCACACACGTTTTTAATCTTATTTAGGTTATGAGTTATTCGGCGTAATTTTCGCATCATAACAGTTTCATCTACAAAACCCATTGTTTAACCctgatacatgtacttttttgTACAAATGAACACGTCTGCTAACATCCGCATACAACAGGGGAAACAAGAAAAACAACGTTAATTATGTAaggatattttaatatttaaaacagaGATTAAATtgtttctctaaaaaaaaaaaatgctcacCATAATTTTGATTTCAGACATTTGGTGACATTTTCCATTAACTTCACCCTGTTTGGTGCATCTACTGTTTATTTGATATTGGCATCCGAGAATATCGAAGATCTCATGTCTGATGTTACTAAAGATATCTCGTTCTGCTATTGGTTGTTGATACTTGGCGCAATACTTACACCAATCACATGTCTTGGTACTCCTGCAGACTTTTGGTACGTATATACAATGTACTAGGGGAGTATCTGAACGATTCAATTTGTCAATCCAAATAATTATATAATCTGTCATCGCAGTTCAGATCCTTCCGTGTTTGTTTGTTATTGGTTAAACGTTTTTACCCTTCTTCCAACTTTTAGTGTTCGCATGCATTATTTGTTATTGAACTCGTTAACAGCTATTTTGCCGgttcttaattttatatattttgaaaaaatacatgtaccatcTTTAAAATCACacttataaaacaaatgtatcaAAAGTTGAAATTTAACTATCATGCATTAagattttgttatttcttttcttttcttatacGCTTATTATGGGTACGCAGACGATGTTGGATACACGTCTATGAGACATGattaataaataattcaaaaaatatttgaaacataatCCAAAGGTTTACAGCAATGATTTTTAATTAAGgaacaattttataaaatcagATACACTTCTTTTTTAGCATAACAATTCCACACTCGATCCGCTTGGCGAAATTAAAATTGTTATGCTCGCGACCTCATATCCAGAGCGTTCTTAATGTATGTTATTGTAATATTCAACATGTTTCATAATTCTGTATATCTAAACCATTTTAactttgttttgtatttgaaGGCCTATTGGTGTGGGTGCCACAATGTCAACAGGAATAGCCTGCATCCTGATTCTGATTCAGGTTTTACACGATAACAAATCTGCACCACCAGTAAAACATTCGTCAACTGATTTTATGAAGTTCTCTGCAGCTTTTGGGACCTTGGTGTTTTCGGTTAGTGGTCATCCCGCTTTCCCGACATTTATAGCTGACATGAAGAAAAAGACAGATTTTAAATGGGCAATATTGATAGGATATATTAGTGAGTATTTTAATATGGTCAGCCATCTTTTAGTTATTTGTTTGGAAAAAAGATACGGAGAACCCTATTGGAAAGAGACATAACACATATAATGATACAACGCataatacaacaaaacaaaaataaagcgCATAAGCACACTACATCGTAACAATGTGAACAAGAAGCGAAAACCACACACAACAAATGAGAAGCTGACAAAATGATAACTTACAAAATACAtcaaaaccttaaaaaaaaaaaaatccacacatacaaaaaacaaatccacacatacaaaaaacaaatccacacttacaaaaaaacaaatccccacatacaaaaatcaaatacattAGACAAGACAAAACAATAACCACACAACAAcaagaatttcaaaattttcatttatttttggaaatctAAACAACATGAAATCTCTTTCTTTCAACATACAAAATCGACGAATTGAGTAGAATCAAAATATTAAGATTTTCAACAGCAAATATACACAAATAGTCTTTATCGTTACAGTTGTCATGTTGATGTATATCCCGACCACAACTTCCGGTTACTTCGTCTATGGACGAAATCTGAATCCAAACATTGTAAAGAACATGACCTCAGGACCTATAACCTACATCATAGATATTTTAATGACTCTACATTTAATATTTGGATACTTAATACTCATCAACCCTGTCTGTCAGGGACTAGAGGCTAAAGTAGGTGTTCCTAAAGGTAAGGTACGTAAAACTATAGAAAGTAAAATatggagtaggtccagtaagaacCCTtattggccccaaaatatagcagttttacaaaattgttaaaatgtaaacttttagttatttataagaaagtagaatgcttctgctacataaatgtgGGATGTTTTTGATAATACAATGCAAATATATCGGGTACTTGTAAGTTGTATATGatgataatatataacatatataaaggttggaGATAAACACGGATGCGGTCACCGTTTTGACAAAAACCTTCTGAATTTTTTAAGTGACATTTTGTtgtatatttgatagattttcacatttaagcttgaatcggagcgtttttaatgataaaatcagttaaaatagttcacataaactaattgaatcaactgaaatagacacttaagtgtttaaaaagtgtcacaATTTTTCGTCAGATCATGGAAgtaggccaaaatcggcccttatcggacctactcctttgggtAACGGAAACATCTTTCACAAAACTAAACACCAAaaacttcaatatatgttttgttaCATGCTGAGAAGCACTTGATCATAGAACACCCGAATGATTAGGTTGTTATAACTCAAGACTTCTGAACAAGATTTGTTTTTTGACAATTATGGTTATGACAACGTTATGTGTATGAAAAAATCAGTGAAACGAATAGAAATAATAAACAGGTCCCTATATAGCTAGCCTATGCAGTCTatctttacaaattaaaatatacataaataatcaTTTTAACTCAAGAAAcggtaaaaatgaaaatatgatgtaaatatacaacttatgtatgttgtcggaaaatataaaaattctgtGTATGAGCGTTAGAAACTGGACGATAAGCGAGGCTCTGTCGAGTTTTCCCCTTGTTTCGAAGCgagtacaaatattttttttatattttccgacaacaTACATATATTGTGTTTATCCTTAAGTTACTCCTAACACATGCAAATTCAGTTAATAAAATCTAAATCATTGTCTCAAATTCTCAAAGAAATCGACTTAGTTGAAACGCGGACCGCGAAGAGGACTCCGAAATGAACTGGTTTTGAAACAGAATATTCATATTACCGCTTGCTCAACATGGAAGTGCGGTAacaggagactttatttgtacaatagttggctaatCGCAGGATAAACCAACTTATTGTAGTGAGCGACTTTGAAAATAACGCGAATATGAATCATCGCAAATTGGTAACTTTAATATTCCCTTATATAAAAACgtcatgaaaattttaaaatcgcAAAATAAATCGCTGGGAATTGCTTAGAAATAAAGTTCCTGCGAATATacgttggtttacagtatacttTACAGAGACAGCGTATATTTAACATTGTGATCTCATACAATCAGTCTTAGTTTTTAATACAGAAGTCAAGGTTACAAATCTTAAAATTCAAACGTTTTGTAACAGATTTataatattactttttatttaatttatttccatatattgttgaattttatttttaaaacgtaTTTTTTTGCTTGCAGCTTTTACATGGAAACGCTGTATTGCGAGATCAACAATTGTAATGGTTGTTATATTTGTTGCTGAAAGTGTTCCTCACTTTGGCGCAATTTTATCTCTGATTGGAGGTTCGACAACTACACTTTTATCCTATATCCTTCCGTGTGTGTTCTATCTCAAGTTAGCTAAAGGATCAAACAATCAAACTAGTCACAAAAAATACGGAATTTCTTATCAAAATGCTGAATCAACAGACGAAGGCGATCTCTCTGAGCAAAattatacagaaaaacagaaaaagactCCATTAATAAAAGATCTGAATACcacaaaacatgacataaaagaAGTCAATGGTGCTCCTCCACATTCATATGAGGAATCAGACAGAGAACTAATTGAGGAAatgtaagttaagttatttaaagtAGTTGAGATAGGCTACATTACTTAACTACTATGAGTTGATGTCAAAGgtacagcaacccaacaaatgAACAACCAAAAGAATTCTAgagcgaaaaaaaacatgtttcaacAATTAACATGGTACGGTCTATATAATATGAAAAATTGCAATAAATAacactgaaaattgaaaaaaaaactctgcaaaaaaaaacaccaaaaaaataaatgaaaaatatcttcCATCAATACCAAAAACTCTCCAAATAACAAGTGACTGGCGTAATATTTGACAGGAGAAAACACTGATGAAGTTTTTGACTTTGAAAAGACATATAAAACTAACCCGAATAATGTCAGTCGTCATATTCCGCCGATCTCCGACTAATCTCCGATTGCTACAATAGCCCGAATaatgtcagtcgttatattccgccgATTTCCGTCTAATCTCTGATTGCTACATTGATAGATAGGATATAGG
This genomic interval carries:
- the LOC143049695 gene encoding uncharacterized protein LOC143049695; this translates as MSDVTKDISFCYWLLILGAILTPITCLGTPADFWPIGVGATMSTGIACILILIQVLHDNKSAPPVKHSSTDFMKFSAAFGTLVFSVSGHPAFPTFIADMKKKTDFKWAILIGYIIVMLMYIPTTTSGYFVYGRNLNPNIVKNMTSGPITYIIDILMTLHLIFGYLILINPVCQGLEAKVGVPKAFTWKRCIARSTIVMVVIFVAESVPHFGAILSLIGGSTTTLLSYILPCVFYLKLAKGSNNQTSHKKYGISYQNAESTDEGDLSEQNYTEKQKKTPLIKDLNTTKHDIKEVNGAPPHSYEESDRELIEEIVIPLWERVLNYEIIFVGTLAGIAATAAAIKTLVSPDTFSVPCYINPGRI